From Hymenobacter sediminicola:
TTGTAGCCGAGGCCACCATTCAGGCCCGCGTTGAGGGTCCGGAAGTAGATTTTATCGTCGTCGTCGCCTTCTTCGTTGGCAAACTGTACCGTCGACGTTCCGTCGTCGGAGAAGCTCTGGCCACCGCCGGAAACGGAGGTCTCAGATTTTACTTTTCCACCCAGCCCGATGCCAACGTAAGGACCAGCAAAAATCTGGAATCCGTTGTCGCCGCCGGTCGTGTACACGAAGTTCAGCGGAATGTCGAGGTAGTTAAGCGCCGCGTCTGCCTTAGACGTTGCCGTGTAGGTAACGCCATTGAACGTTTCAGTTTCAGTTTCGTCGATTTTGAAGCCCTTCTGAGAGAAAAGCAGCGACGGTTGAAACGCTACGTTTCCGAACTGCGCATTAAGTGTTACACCAACCTGCGCGCCGATTTTCATTTTCGTGTCGAAATCGTCGCCGTCCTCAACGTCAGTTTGCACATTGGCCAGGTTCAGGCCCACGCGCGGGCCAATGGTTACTTGAGCCTGAGCAGTGCCGGCAGCGGCTACCAGCAGGGTGGAGGCCAGCAGGCCTTTCAATAGGGGTGATTTCATGAGTGTGGAAATGGGGGGAATGAAGAAAAGGGTACTAGTTGTTGAGAGAGAAGAAATAGCTCAGGGAAAGATGAAAAGCCCGGTTCTGAGCTTTTTCGCCGGTGTCGTTGCCATCGGCATCATTCGGAACAAGGTTGGAAAGGCCCAGGCCGTAGCCTAGCTGCGCCTGCACCGGCCCCGTTTTGTAGCCAATACCGGCATTCAGGCCTACATCAAAGCGGCGGACATACAGATTGTCGTCATCCTCGTCGTCGCTGGCTTTGTCGGCGTATTTCACGCCACTGCTGTTGGAGTCGCTGTACTCGAGGCCGTCGCCCTCGATTCGTGCTTTCACGTTGTAAGAACCGCCCAGACCCATGCCCACATACGGGCCGGCAAACACCTGGAAGCCGCCTTCTGCGCCGCCGGTGCTATACACCAAATTGATAGGCAGTTCCAGATAGCCCAGGCGGGCCTTGGCTGTAGTCTTCAGGCTGTAAGCTTCGTCGTCGCCATCCCCATCAAAGTCGAAGTCGACGTTGCGGGAATCATCGAGTTGGAAGCCTTTTCGGCTGTAAAGTAGCGAAGGCTGCACCGACAGATTGCCGAACTGGGCATTGAGCGTAAGGCCTACCTGCGGCCCGAACAGTGACTTCGTATCGGGCGCATCGGCCTGGTCGGTTTCCAGCTTCACCGTCGCCAAGTTGCCACCCAGGCGCGGCCCAACTGTTATCTGCGCCTGCACGGCGCCTGCCAGCAGCACAGCCGCCAGCGTAAGGAATAGAGGTTTTTGCACGGAGAAACGGGAAAAAGAGAACGAAGGCGCGCTACAGCAGTACCGGAGGCTGCCAGCACGCGAAAAGGAAGTCAAGAAAAAGCGGAGAAGAGCCACCGGATCAGCGGGCAGAACTGCAGGTATATCCCTGCAAATAGATAGTAAACATAGATTGGTGGCCGGAGCCATGCGCTACAAAGCGCGCTGGTGGTAGATAAGTGCTTAACGTCTGATACCTAGATAGTATAGCCAGTAGAGGGTGCTATTTCTTGGGCAAAGCTAAGAGGAAGATTTCAAACTTGAGCAGTAGTATTAAAGAAATACGATAAGGTTTTTTTGAGCGGAAACCGGCAGGTGCGTGTGGAATCTGCGCGGGGAGTGCATCTGAATTTTACCAACTTGCCCTCTGCATTCGTTCTGAGCCCATGCGCCCTTTCCTGTTTAGCTTACTCGCCCTGCTGATGTTGTTCACCGCTGGTTCTTCGCAGCCCACTCCGCCCGGCAACGGTGGCAGCAAAGCCAATGCGGCCACCTGGAAGAAAATCGACCAGTTGCTGGACAAAGACCAAACTACTTCCGCCGCAAAGCTGCTGGAGCCTTTGTACCGGCAGGCCCGCCAGCGCCAGGATACGCCCGAATACTTGCGCGCCTTACTCTATAAGCTGCAGCTGCTAGAGGCCAGAGAGGAAGAATCCGATGTGCAGGGCATTGCGCTGGTAGAAGCCGACCTCAAAACCGCCCAGTTTCCCGCCAAACCCATCCTGCACAGCCTGCTGGCCCAGCTCTACGCCAACTACTACCAGCAGCACCGCTACCAGCTGTACGACCGTACCACCCAGGCCGCACCCGACCCCGCCGACGCCAGCCAAGCCGATATCCGCACTTGGGATGCTGCCCGCCTTGGTAGCGCTGTGGTTAGCCATTACCGCGCCTCGCTACAAGAAGAGCCCAAGCGCCAGCAGCAGTTGAAGCTGGCAGCTCTGGGCTACGCCATAACCGGCGGCTATTCAGAAGGGCGCGCCCTGCACCCTACTCTGTATGACCTGCTGGCCCACCGCGCCATCGATGGGCTCGGCAACGATGAGTACTACGTTACGAAACCTGCTGAGCAGTTTGAGCTAGAAGACGCAGCTCTGTTTGGACCGGCCACCGACTTTGCCCGCTTGGCGCTGCAAGCTCCCGCTGCCGACTCGCTCAATGGCCAGTTTCATGCGCTGCAAGTGTTGCAGCAGCTCACCCAGGTTCGCCTCGCTGATGCTGGTAACCCGGCCGCGCTAGCCGATGTGGACCTAGCGCGTCTGCGCTTTGTGCAGCAACATGCGGAGTTGCCGAACAAGGACGAACTGTACCGCGCCGCGCTGGCTCGTGAGGCTGAAACGTACAAGGCGCTGCCATTTTCTTCTCAGTTTCTGTATGAGCAGGCGGCCAGTATGCAGGAATCCAATGCCGTAAAAGCCCGCGAGTTGGCGCTAGAAGCCGAAAAATGGTTCCCAAAGTCGCGCGGGGCAATGCAGGCCCGCGCGCTGCGGCAAAGTATTGAGCAAGTCGAAGTCAGCTTCACTACGGAAGAAGTAGTGCTGCCCAGCCAGCCGTGGCTGCTGAAGCTGCAGGCCCGCAATGTGGCGCGGCTCTATGCCAAAGCCTACCGCGTGACGACGGCCCAACTCACGCGCGGCCTGCAACGGGAGAACAGCAACAACCCATTCCAGAAGACCTACGCCCGCGCCCTGGCCGCCAAACCAGCTGCTGCCTGGGTGCTGGACGTGCCCATTCCTTCTGACTACAAGTCCCATAGTGTGCAGCACGCTGGTCCGGCGCTGCCGCTGGGCCACTACGTCATCGTGCTAAGCACAGCCGAGGAAAATCCAACTAAAGAGCGCGCCGGCGTGACTACCGCGTATGGGCAACTGGGAGTGAGTGAGCTAAGCCAGGTGCGCCGGAGCAGTGTATTGCAGAATATGCCGGAAATGCTGGTTCTGCATCGGCAAAGCGGCCAACCGGTGGCTAACGCTGCTGCGTTGCCCTTCTTTCACTACTACAACCAGAAAAGCCGCGAGTACAAGTCGCAGCGTGGCACTGCTGCAACTACCGACTCCGAAGGCCGGGTACAGGTGCCACTACTTTCTGGCCCCGATGTCAGTGACAATACGCAGCTACAGGCGGTGCTGCTGACGCTGGGCCGCGACTCGCTGCTGGTAACGCAAGGCGGCTACTACTACCCGCG
This genomic window contains:
- a CDS encoding porin family protein, producing MKSPLLKGLLASTLLVAAAGTAQAQVTIGPRVGLNLANVQTDVEDGDDFDTKMKIGAQVGVTLNAQFGNVAFQPSLLFSQKGFKIDETETETFNGVTYTATSKADAALNYLDIPLNFVYTTGGDNGFQIFAGPYVGIGLGGKVKSETSVSGGGQSFSDDGTSTVQFANEEGDDDDKIYFRTLNAGLNGGLGYKAGPFQVQAGYSLGLTNMLPDNDYNDDSSLKDRTAHFSLTYFFSAK
- a CDS encoding porin family protein — its product is MQKPLFLTLAAVLLAGAVQAQITVGPRLGGNLATVKLETDQADAPDTKSLFGPQVGLTLNAQFGNLSVQPSLLYSRKGFQLDDSRNVDFDFDGDGDDEAYSLKTTAKARLGYLELPINLVYSTGGAEGGFQVFAGPYVGMGLGGSYNVKARIEGDGLEYSDSNSSGVKYADKASDDEDDDNLYVRRFDVGLNAGIGYKTGPVQAQLGYGLGLSNLVPNDADGNDTGEKAQNRAFHLSLSYFFSLNN